In Humulus lupulus chromosome 7, drHumLupu1.1, whole genome shotgun sequence, the following are encoded in one genomic region:
- the LOC133789982 gene encoding cysteine proteinase inhibitor A-like, with translation MEEVGRLREVEGFENDPKMEELARFAIDEHNRKKNERSLELVKIANVNQHEVVCGMMYYMQLHALDTDEGITFLYASPVLVKSEDNSKEADRLILFREVKDDD, from the exons ATGGAAGAAGTGGGGAGACTCCGGGAAGTGGAAGGATTTGAGAATGATCCAAAGATGGAAGAGCTTGCTCGTTTCGCCATCGATGAGCACAACAGGAAAAAAAATGAGCGGTCTTTGGAACTTGTGAAGATAGCGAATGTGAATCAACACGAGGTGGTTTGTGGTATGATGTACTATATGCAATTGCATGCACTAGACACCGATGAGGGTATCACCTTTCTTTACGCTTCCCCAGTTTTGGTCAAGTCTGAAGACAACTCAAAGGAGGCCGATCGGTTAATACTTTTTAGAGAAGTCaag GATGATGACTAG